Below is a genomic region from Hevea brasiliensis isolate MT/VB/25A 57/8 chromosome 3, ASM3005281v1, whole genome shotgun sequence.
TCTATCAAATCTCATATTGAAAGGTCACTTCTTCTGCTCTGAGTTTTCGtctttttcttgctaatcctctCTCTTTTGAGGGACAAACAGAGATAGAGAGCAGTCTTTTCTTGCACCGATGAGGATCAGGAAAAGAAAGGTTCCGTTTCCTCTCTCGTCTCTTTCTCCCGTCCCTCTTTCAGATCCCCACTTGAGCCGTTCTCCTTCAGACCAACTTCAACTACTGCAAAGCAGCCCACATCAGAATTTCTCCCCACAAGATGCTAAAGCTTCCTTCTTTGTTTCCCAGTCGTCTGATCAACCCAATTACCCGATCGGAGCCCATGATTGTTCTGATGGTTCttggaaggaagaagaaaagaaggtgaGCTGTGATTGTTGGGCAGTtgtagggaaaaaaaaaaaaaaaaaacaactgctACCCTTTTATCATTTCttgtttttttgaaaaatttttgtggGTGCACTTGGATTCAATGCCACTTAAAGATCCATTTTCATGGATCTAGTTTTTTTCTTAGTTTTGCACCCACCAATAGTTTCCATTATGATTTGGTGGATCCTGTATTTGTCGTGATTTTTGTTGCAGGTTTTGATGCAAGAGGGAGAGGAGAAAGGGGGAGAAGGAGAGAAGAGTAATGATACGAGGTAAGAAAGAAGGCATAAAGTTAAAATCCATGTTTCTTCTCTTCTTTCGTGAAATCTTGTAGTGAAAAAAGGTGAAAAGGGAGAGACCCATGAATTAATTTTACCAACAAAAGAAAAAACTACTGTTAGTGGAAGTACTGTTCAGATGTTTTTATATGAACTTTGGCTAGCCACCATACCTTCCCATTTAATCTAATCTATTAGTCTGTTTTTCTCTATTTTGGCTAACTAATGTATGTCCATGCGGTGCGCGTTAGCATGGGGACGCTGGTCCCCATCCACCATACACATCTTGCTTTCTATTTCACAGTGTGCGCGCTCGCTTTATTTACTTGCCTCTATATCTCTCCTCTTAAATGTGGTTGTGGATCAATCTTCTTCTGGGTATGGTTTTGTTTTTAGGGGAGGAGTTTTCCTGGGTGCAAAAACACCAACTATGGCTTTTCAACGATCAACTTCTTTCCACCAAGGTAAAGATTAATTATTTTCAAGAAAATGATTTCATAATATATAGCATAAATTGCTGCTATAAAACTTGTTACTTCCTGTTGTTTGTTTTGGTTGCATTACTATATGTGTGGCACAGATGGGAGATGGTGTGAGGGTGAGAAAGCATTTCCATTCAAAAAGAGAAGAGGGAGCTTCGAAAGGAGATCAAAGGAAGAAACCTTGGTGGAGAAAGATAAGAAAATGAAGACCAAGATGAACAAGAAATGCATGCAAAGAAATGGCAATGAAGACGGAGAAGAAGTTGGAGATAAGGAAACCAAAGAAGGGGTACATGTTGATCATAGACGTAGTTCCAGTACGAAAAAGAGGGTTCGAGGTGGTGCACTTATGGAGGGATCGAGGTGCAGTAGAGTCAATGGGAGAGGATGGAGGTGTTGCCAACAAACACTTGTGGGATACTCTCTTTGTGAACATCACTTGGGCAAAGGAAGGCTGAGAAGCATGACCAGCGTTAGAAGCAGATCCATGGCTAAAACTGCGACAAGTAAGGAGTCGTCCCAGCCATTATCGAGCCCTTCATTGTCACTAGCAGTAGAAGAAACAAAAGGGATCCCCATATCTTTTGGCGATAAAGTAATTGGGGCTGTACATGGAGATGAAGAACTGATCAAGAAGCCATTGATGATGGCCAAGAAAAAACAGAAGCTTGGTATGGTGAAAGCTCGATCAATAAGCAGCTTGCTGGGCCAAGCAAATAATGCAATTGAATTGTCAGAGAATGACGAGTAGGGCATGCAGGAGGCCAACCATGGAGACAGAAACAGAGAGGATTGATTATTTCATGTTCTTGTGTGAAAATTTAGATTGGAGGTTGTATTGCGCCTTAGTGCAACTATTGTAAGTTCCCTTTTGCTTTAAGATTCTAATGAAGATCAGTAAATAGTTGTTttggtatttttctttcttctcataAATCTTTTGGCCCAAGAAACGCCAGCAACGAAATCACAATATATTTGCACACACAGAGAACTATATTATTTTTCGTACATGTTGAATAATATATGGACGAAAATCAAATCAACATAGAAATTTTTCCTTGGTATGCGCACAGACAAGAAAAACACAACATGTGGTTGAGGGATAGTAATTAGCCACAATAATATAccgaaaaaaaagagaaagaaaatagCCACAGCtct
It encodes:
- the LOC110633996 gene encoding uncharacterized protein LOC110633996; the encoded protein is MRIRKRKVPFPLSSLSPVPLSDPHLSRSPSDQLQLLQSSPHQNFSPQDAKASFFVSQSSDQPNYPIGAHDCSDGSWKEEEKKVLMQEGEEKGGEGEKSNDTRGGVFLGAKTPTMAFQRSTSFHQDGRWCEGEKAFPFKKRRGSFERRSKEETLVEKDKKMKTKMNKKCMQRNGNEDGEEVGDKETKEGVHVDHRRSSSTKKRVRGGALMEGSRCSRVNGRGWRCCQQTLVGYSLCEHHLGKGRLRSMTSVRSRSMAKTATSKESSQPLSSPSLSLAVEETKGIPISFGDKVIGAVHGDEELIKKPLMMAKKKQKLGMVKARSISSLLGQANNAIELSENDE